The following is a genomic window from Bacillus sp. BGMRC 2118.
TCATAATAAACGCTTTTTTCGCAGCTGCTCGTGCTTCTGACTTATAAAAGTAGAAACCAATTAACAGGAATGATCCAACCCCAACAAGCTCCCAGAAAATATAGGTTTGCAGGAGATTTGGTGAAAGAACTAATCCCAGCATTGCAAAAGTAAACAATCCTAAATAGGCATAAAATACATGAAACCGTTCATCGTCATGCATATAGCCTTTCGAATACATATGTACTAAAAAGCTTACTAGTGAAACAATCACAAGCATTAATGCATTCAGCTGATTGACTTCAAATCCAGCTGTTAACTCAATCTCTCCGATCGTTAACCATGTAAAATCCCATATTTTAGTCGCCTCAGTAAGTCGATTAATTAATACTATAATGGAAAATACGAGGGAGAGAAACGTGAACAAGATGCCTACATATGCGCTTCCTTCTTTTAACCGTTTCCCAACTACCAATAATAGTAGAAAAGAGACTAGTGGAAAAAGAGGTATTAACCATGCAAATCCCATCATGTTTATCACAATCCCCTTTATTCTAGTGACAGATCACTAGTACTAAACTTCTTTTACTATTTTTTCAGAATGTTCATCTCATCTACATTAACAGTCGCTCTATTGCGATAAAGTGCAATTAAAATCGCTAATCCAACGGCTGCTTCAGCTGCTGCAACAGCAATAGAGAATAATGAAAAAACTTGTCCTGTAATGCTTGGATTTACTCCGTACTTACTAAACGCTACCAAGTTGATATTAGCTGCATTTAACATTAATTCAATAGAAATTAGAACGATGACAGCATTTCGTTTTGTTAAGGCGCCATAAAGTCCGATACAAAATAAAATTAAGGCTAACACAAGGTAGGCAGACAATGGAACTGAACTCATTCCTCATTCGCCTCCTTTTTATCGTCTCGTTTTGCTAAAATAACAGCACCAACTAATGCAACTAACAGGACAACAGAAGTTAACTCAAACGGAATAATATACTTTGTGTATAACTCAATACCGATTTGCTTCGTGTTATCAATGTGCAGGTCCTTCGCTTGACTTTGTAAGTCTAAATCATATATGCCGAAATACATCGTAATGGCAAATGCGGCAATACCACCGAGCACGAGTATTCTCTTTCCAATGCTTGAAACAGGCTCGCTCGTGTCATTATGTCTCGTTAACATGATTCCAAATAACATAATGATTGTGATGGCACCAGAGTATATTAAGATTTGTACTGCTGCTACAAATTCAGCAGACAGCAGTACGAAAATTCCAGCAATACTAATAAACGAGAAAACAAGTGCCAAGACCATGTGAACGACTTTCGTAAGGTTAATCATGAGAATGCCGCCTGCAATGGCTACTAGAGCTAACAATAGAAATGCTATAAATTCGCCACTCATGCTTTATTCTCCCTTCTTACGTTCTCATCATTTTCATCTAACCACTCTAAGTTCTTGAATAAAAAATCACGGCTATACTCTGCTAATTCAAAATTGTTTGTCATGACAATCGCTTCAGTTGGACAAACTTCTGTGCAAAGGTCACATAGAATACAAATTTCAAAGTTTATATCATATGTGTCGATAATCTTCCCTTTCTTGGCCGGATCAGGATGTTTTTTCCCTGTTAATTGAATGCAATCCGTCGGACATATATTGGCACATTGATTACAAACAATACACTTTTCCGGATAAAACTTTTGAATGCCTCTGAATCGATCCGGCAAGGGAAGTGGTTCATTTGGATAATCGTAAGTTACTTTCTTTTTCGTTAAGTTTTGAAGGGTATATTTCAAACCTTTCGCTAATCCTAGCATGCTTTCACACCCCTTATCTGAACATTCTTTATGAATCGTTCGTATTAGTAATCTAGCTTAGTAATGAACTCTTCTAGCTTAAAAAAATAGTTCTTTGATTAACGCTGCGAAGAAAATGTTGACGAGTGCAACGGGTAATAATACTTTCCATCCGAACTCC
Proteins encoded in this region:
- a CDS encoding NADH-quinone oxidoreductase subunit J produces the protein MSGEFIAFLLLALVAIAGGILMINLTKVVHMVLALVFSFISIAGIFVLLSAEFVAAVQILIYSGAITIIMLFGIMLTRHNDTSEPVSSIGKRILVLGGIAAFAITMYFGIYDLDLQSQAKDLHIDNTKQIGIELYTKYIIPFELTSVVLLVALVGAVILAKRDDKKEANEE
- the nuoK gene encoding NADH-quinone oxidoreductase subunit NuoK, which gives rise to MSSVPLSAYLVLALILFCIGLYGALTKRNAVIVLISIELMLNAANINLVAFSKYGVNPSITGQVFSLFSIAVAAAEAAVGLAILIALYRNRATVNVDEMNILKK
- the nuoI gene encoding NADH-quinone oxidoreductase subunit NuoI, yielding MLGLAKGLKYTLQNLTKKKVTYDYPNEPLPLPDRFRGIQKFYPEKCIVCNQCANICPTDCIQLTGKKHPDPAKKGKIIDTYDINFEICILCDLCTEVCPTEAIVMTNNFELAEYSRDFLFKNLEWLDENDENVRRENKA